One window of Dendropsophus ebraccatus isolate aDenEbr1 chromosome 13, aDenEbr1.pat, whole genome shotgun sequence genomic DNA carries:
- the LOC138770565 gene encoding olfactory receptor 5V1-like, with the protein MEQQLNQTTSYRFILLGLSNDPHLQVIFFTIFLVMYVITISGNVLLITIVCISPTLHSPMFFFLTNLSIIDIFFSSSIVPVLLMNTLLADRSISLLACATQMFISLALGTTESLILGVMAYDRFAAICRPLHYNTIMKMTFCFYLAAGSWIVAFINSFVQAVFTFQLPFCNYRNLNNYFCEVPAFIRMSCGDTFLNELSIYITGSLLAMCSFYVILISYIHIIVRILKIISSEGRQKAFSTCASHFTVVFLFFGTVMFMYLRPHSKYYTSKADRVVPLLYTTVIPTLNPFIYSIRNKDIKNTVISQFKRKNYY; encoded by the coding sequence ATGGAACAACAACTAAACCAAACGACTTCATATAGGTTCATCTTACTTGGTTTGTCCAATGACCCTCATCTGCAAGTTATCTTTTTTACCATATTTTTAGTAATGTATGTAATAACTATATCAGGGAACGTTCTGTTGATCACCATTGTTTGTATCAGTCCAACTCTACACAGCCCGATGTTCTTCTTTTTGACCAACCTTTCCATCATTGACATCTTCTTCTCCTCATCCATCGTTCCTGTCCTCCTAATGAACACCTTGCTTGCAGACAGAAGTATTTCTTTATTGGCTTGTGCCACGCAGATGTTCATCTCTTTAGCTTTGGGTACAACAGAAAGTTTAATACTCGGCGTCATGGCCTATGATAGATTTGCAGCTATTTGTAGACCATTGCATTATAACACCATCATGAAAATGACATTTTGCTTTTACTTAGCTGCAGGGTCATGGATTGTTGCGTTCATTAACTCCTTTGTGCAGGCAGTCTTTACGTTCCAGCTACCATTTTGCAACTATCGTAACCTCAACAACTACTTTTGCGAGGTCCCTGCTTTCATACGGATGTCTTGTGGAGATACCTTTCTTAATGAGTTATCAATATATATTACGGGATCACTTCTTGCCATGTGTTCCTTCTATGTGATTCTGATCTCATATATCCATATTATCGTCAGGATTCTGAAGATTATTTCATCAGAAGGGAggcagaaagccttctccacatGTGCCTCCCACTTCACGGTTGTCTTTCTCTTCTTTGGGACTGTAATGTTCATGTATTTACGGCCGCACTCAAAATATTACACTAGTAAAGCGGACAGGGTGGTGCCCCTTCTTTATACAACAGTCATTCCAACGTTGAATCCTTTTATATATAGTATCAGGAACAAGGATATAAAAAATACAGTTATCAGTCAATTTAAGAGGAAGAACTATTACTAA